The following is a genomic window from Mesorhizobium shangrilense.
CCAACTACCTTGTCGGACGTCTGGAAGGGGCGCCGATTGATCGGTTCAACCAGCCTGCCAAGAATGCTAGGCCTAAAGCGTTCTGAACAGCCCTGCGACCGGCCCGGGGAAACCCAGATCGGTAGTGCTGCAATCGTCACCTTCGCAAGCACACGCTGCTGGCGCAGGATGATTTTTCTCCATGCCCTTCAACCAACGATCCCGCGCCGGTTCAGTGGGCGGCGCGCGCGGCTGAACAAGGGGAGCCGAAGGCGTGCAAGATGGGCCGGCCGGTCGGCAAGGCCCACTGTCAAAGCATCTGGATTTTCTTATGGCTGCGGTCGAAGGCGCCGGAGATGACAATGCCCGAGCTTGCGGAGCAGCTGTTGCAGGCGCAAGGGACAACCGCTCATGCCGCGTCGCTGTCGCGGTTCTGTGCCGCGGGGCGGCGCAGGAGTGCGCATGTGCTGACATGGCCGAAAAGCGCCGTGCCTGGATCGAGACGCGTCAGCCGCGTATGCCCCGCCGGCCAGGCAGGCTGGTCTTCGGGACCAGACGAGCCTCAACACCAAAATGAACCGCCTGCGTGGCCGCGCCCGTGCGGTCGGCGGCCCAAGGCCAATGAGCCTTATGGGAAGTGGGGGACGCAGATACCCTCATCGCAGGCTTACGCCACCAAGCCTTGAGTGCGCCTTGAGTAATCCCCGGCGCCATGCACCGCGCCGCATTCAATGTCTATGTCGAGACCCAGTTGGCGCCGACCCTGCAACCCGGCGATGTCGTCATCCTCGACAACCTCAGCGTCCGCACGACCGCCAGGGCTGAAGCCGCCATCCGAGCGTGCGGCGTATGGATGCTCTTCCTGCCGCAGTACTTGCCCGACCTAAACCCCATCGAAATGGCGGTCTCGAAGCTCAAGGCGCATCTGCACAAAGCTGCAGCACGCACCTTCGACGCGCTCTTCATGGCCCTGCACGGCATTGCAATCTCTTCGAGCCAGACGAGTGCCGAAACGACTTCAAAACAGCAGGATATGCTTCATAGTTTCGGCACGATGCGCTAAGGCGACGCCGCCGGCATGTCCTAATGACCTTGGACTTGCCGAGTGCACGCTCGATTGCCTGTTGGCGATCCCCAGCATTACAATGGCGCTGATTGAGAGCCGGAAAAGATGCTGTGGACGACGGTCGACAAATGGAATTGTAGACGTCACCTAAAGGAGGCACCATCATCAGCTGATCCGCTGAAAGACCTGTGTTTGAAAGCGCGGGTTCCTCATACGAAGAAAACTTTTTCTTTTGTCATAGATGAGTAAATCTAGTTGGTGGATTATCAGAATACTGGAGGAAAAAGAAAGCGTTGTGAACCACAATATTCACGTGCAACAAAATCTTGTGACGAACACCATAAGATGGCGAACTCTGCTGGTAATCATATTAAGTCTCCGCACTTTTAAAGCGATCGCATCGCCTGCGTCACCACCGAAAGTGATAGTTAGATCGGACCGATGCTCGGGAATACTACTTTTGCGGACGTCAACAGATGGTGCCCATCGGAAACCAGATCAATGGCTGACTGGAGCGATTCTAAAAACCGATGTCGGTGTAACGGTGTGCCGATCGAAATCGCCTCCAGGCTTGCCGCCTGACACCCCCACTTCTTCCCAGTCTCCGAAGTCCATCTACAGCGTCTCAAGTGACTGTCGCTTTGTCGGGTCCGCGACACAGGCTTTTGAGCCAAATCTCTAGTTTTGGTCTCAGGCTAATAGCTGAAAAGCAGCCAGATAGTTTTTCTTTGGCTCGCTCAACCAAATTGGCACAAGGTTTGCTTCGTTGGTTGCGAGGCTTCGGAAGGTGTCGACTTGCATCCATGTCGTGGCTGACATCGCAATCAATCGAAGGAAAGGAAAACATATAAGGTCTGCGTCGGATCTCATTTCTACGGGAAGAGGGCATCGATAGACCACCAATCCCTTCGTCTCAGAACGGGCCGACCTGCGCATGACCGACTCCGCCTGCTGGCGTACAATGGCTGCTATTCCGTCGTGATTACCGATCCCTTCTGAAAGCCGCCTTCGACCTGTCGCAGAACATCAATCAATCCCCGTCCCTGGGACTGAGACACTGCAGTCGCTCGTCGGCACAGTGAACCATAGCCGAAAAAGGAAACCTGTTGATGAGAAAAGTCGTTGCCGCTAAGCTTCATGGTATCACTGTGACCGACGCGGATCTGAACTACCATGGTTCAATAACTCTGGACCCAGATCATTGCGACGAGGCGGGTATTCTGCCGCTGGAATTCGTTGAGATCTGGAATAAGGCTTCAGGCGCGCGAATCAGCACGTATGTAATTTACGGTGGGAGGGGTTCTCGTTGCTGTGTGCTGAACGGAGCCGCTGCTCGCACATGCCAGGTAGGAGATGAGGTAATCGTTTGCTCCGCCGCATATATTGAGGAGCACCAGATCGCGGAGATCAAACCGCGAGTGCTGACGTTCAACCGGGACAATTCAGTCCGGGATCGCTTGTTCTACGATGGCGGGATCAAGGATGATGGAACAATGACGTTCGCGATTCGCGAGGGTTCTCCCGGCAATGCCCTGAAGATCCCGGGTCAGGCCAATTGCTGATTGCTCACAGAGTCGGACTAGAGGCGGTGAAGGACCGTCAACCAAGTGGCGTACTCGCCATCTAGGCCCCTGATAGGCCGCCGCCATCCGTGCCATCGTCCAGTTCGACATGCCTATCGGTCCCAGCATCGGCCTGATCCTGGAAGACGATCTGCTGT
Proteins encoded in this region:
- a CDS encoding transposase, with amino-acid sequence MHRAAFNVYVETQLAPTLQPGDVVILDNLSVRTTARAEAAIRACGVWMLFLPQYLPDLNPIEMAVSKLKAHLHKAAARTFDALFMALHGIAISSSQTSAETTSKQQDMLHSFGTMR
- the panD gene encoding aspartate 1-decarboxylase is translated as MRKVVAAKLHGITVTDADLNYHGSITLDPDHCDEAGILPLEFVEIWNKASGARISTYVIYGGRGSRCCVLNGAAARTCQVGDEVIVCSAAYIEEHQIAEIKPRVLTFNRDNSVRDRLFYDGGIKDDGTMTFAIREGSPGNALKIPGQANC